Below is a genomic region from Gopherus flavomarginatus isolate rGopFla2 chromosome 9, rGopFla2.mat.asm, whole genome shotgun sequence.
TACTGGGGCTGGACCAGGCCCAGTGGAGTTCCCCAGCCTGCAGTCTGCAAGCTTAGACACAGGGTTGTGGCGCACACGTCTCCCCTGCTACTGGGTGGGTGCCACCAGCCCTCTCTGCTCAGTTTGCTCAGGGAGGTGAGTGCAGGGAATGAGGGAACGCTGGCGGGTCTCTCTGGTGTTCTGGGGGGTGGGTCCCACTTGCATAACACCTGCTATAGGGCCCTCCCCACCTGCATTACTGGCCTCTTGCCTGCCTTGCCTCATCCTGGGGTGGGGCTTCAGTGCCTTCCCTGAGCTGTGCGTGTTCTACCCCCAGCGGTGttcaggcagcagggagggacagccccagagctccagcacctgagggtgggggctcggggtgCAGCTATAAAATGGCTGGGGATGGGTGCTCTCTACAGTAGTGAAGGAAGCCAGACACTGGTAAATGCCATGCCCCATGCACGTGGCTAGGGAGCCAGGCTGCTACTGTCAGCAAgggctgggcctgtggggaggagCAGATGGGGGCCATGCCCTGGCACCAGCAGCATGCCAGGAGGACTAGCTGGGCAGTACAAGCAGCACTTGCAGTGGGGGGTGCCCAGCAGGAGACGCCTGTGCCCCAGTGGCTGAGTCAGCACTCACAGGTCCCCAGCTGTTTTCCTCCAGCCGGGTGGCTAGTCCTGGGGCAGTGGCAGCGGAGCTGTAGCGCAGACAGGGCATGGCAGGGATGTATGCACTGCAGTACGAATGCCCGTTGTGTGCCCGCACCCTTCCAGCCCTGCCAGAGCTGCTGTTTGCTAGCGTAGGGCCTAGAGATAAAGGCCCAAGTGGGGCAATACAGCCCCAGCcagtgcagcaggcaggctgagggagagggagtgtCTGTAGGGCAGATGGTTCCCTAGCTTCCCTAGgacagctgctggggaggggagcgcatGTCTGGAGCGAGGCGCCCAGCTGTGCAGGGAAGTCATCAGCACAGTGCGCCAGGGATCGCAGGGGGGAGTACGTTGTGTACAGCTCCTTACACTTGCCACAGACCTGCGCTTCCTCAGCACCCGCCGCTGGCCACGCACCCGCCTTCCGATCAGCAGCTCGTGTCCCAGCAGGACAAGGAGGTTCCTAGTGAGGCCGCTGGAATTGGAAGGCCCTATAGACATGACTCTAAATCAGGGTTTCTGAAACAGGGGTCATCGTTTGcctagggaaagcccctggcgggccaggccagtttgtttacctgccccttccgcaggtctggccgatcgtggctcccactggccgcggtttgctgctccgggccaatggaagctgctggaagcagcatgggctgagggacttactggccgccacttccagcagcccccattggctcggagcagtgaaccgcggccagtgggagctgcaatcagccgaacctgcggacagggcaagtaaacacaccggcccggcccgccaggggctttccctaggCAAGCGGCGacccgtttgagaaaccctgctctaaatgcctacAGACCATGCAGtctcctcccagggctgggagggTCAGTTATGTTCTGTCGGATGCTTGGAGAGTGGCCCTTCCCGGCGCAGCTCTCTGGGGCTGTACCGGGGAAGTGTGGGGGGGTCACAGCCCTGTGCCTTTCTCCCCTGCCAGCTCAGCCGCCACTCCAACCACCTCCCCCCGGCTCAGGCAGGCAGTGTAAAGCCGCTGAATGGGCATCAGCactgggaggagacagaggagcTTCGGCTTGAGCCCCAGAGGGGCCAAACCCAGCCCCTGGGTCTGAGAATCCCACCCCCCGGGTCAGCTAGCTCTGGGGAATCTGAGATCCCAGTGCTTCGGCTATGGGATGGGGGTTGGGCCGTGCTCAGTTCTAAGCAGGCTCCAGCTGCACATGGGCAATCGgtgcctccctcccagagctttccCGGGGCTGGCCCAGCCCATGCTGTGCCTGGACCTTAATGGTATAAGAGCTGaatgccctccccaccccaccccaccctaccccctCAGCACGCCCCGGGCAGGCGTGGGGTGACCATCATGGCAGGGCAAGCAGACACAGAGGGGAGATGCTGATCTGttaccctgggttctctccagttACTCCCCATTGACACAGGGTGACCGAGATCCAAAGCAGGGGCTGATCCCTGGCCTGGGTCATGGGAGGGAGGCTCTGCCTCCTGCTCCTGCCAGACCTTGCTGACAACAAATGCCCCAAGCTGCTGGTTGGAAAATGTGCCCAGCTGCACACCaggttctctccctgcccccggcTGGCTGGCCTTGTGCTTCTCAGGCCCAGCAGATGTtaggggggttgtttgtttgcttAAGCAGCATAAATCCCATCTCCAGTTGTGCAATAAAGCTGTTATCCTGGATCCGACCTGCTCCACACATGGCAACAGCCTGTGGGTTCTAGTAACACCCGCGCTGCTGCCCccagagctgcttccagccagcagGGGCCCTGCTATGAGTGTCGGTCACGGAGCGGGGTCACCACGATCCCATACTGCAAAGCACCCACCTTTGAGCTGTAGAGAACAGGCACTAGCCCCAGACCGCAGCGCACCTCAGCAAAGGCAGGGGTGCAAAACAAGACTGCGGGGGGAGGTGCATGAATACAGAGCTGCTTGAGCCATTCCCACTGTAACTGACAGATGGACAGGCAGCCCCCAGGCGCGTGGAGAACCAAGTGCAGGATCCTCCAGCTCTCAGCACCACAGTTCAGCGGGGAGGCACTGACATTGCGCAGGAGGAAAGCACCTACacggctggggtggggagttaacACACAGAAGGGAGCAGAAGTATCACTGCATCAGCCTTAGCCCTCCACCGGGTCCCATCCACACAGCCCTAACCATGCGTTTTCCCTTGTGTCCTCCAGCGTGACTGCACGGCCCAGCAGCACCTGTCCATACACAGTGAGGTAAGATGGCTGCAGGAGTGATCAGGAACCTGGCAGAGTTCAGGCTGCCCACTTCCTTTCAACACTcattcctccaccccacccctccccaggaCATAGACTTCCAAGACctgtcagaggaggaggaggaggtggaagaggaagaggactACGATGTGGAAGAGGACAGCCATCCCTGTCACagtcctggcacagaggggcagaaagTCACAGCTGATTGCAGCCAGAGTGATGCAGAAATGACCCTGCAGCTCCTGAAGTTCTCCGAGCTGATCAGCTGTGACATTCAGAGATACTTTGGAAGGAAGGCCAAGGATGAGGACCCCGACTCCTGCAACATCTACGAGGACTGCTTCTCTCCCCGCCGGCTGGGGCGGGAGCGGTACTACGCAGACCTGATGCGACTTGCCCAGAGCGACGAGCTGGATGACGAGGATGCCCAGGGCCCTGCGCCACCCCCGGGGCAGCTCGACCATCAAGTCTGGAGGTCCATCTGTAACAAGGATGGGGCGCAGAAGCTGGGGCCATTAGCAGAGCTCTTTGAATACGGATTGCGCCGCTTCCTCAAGCAGAGGGTGGCTGATGGCAGGAAGCTACAGCTGGAGAAGAAGTATGCCCACATCATGCCCATGCACAAGAGGAAGCTGCCACAGTCCTTCTGGAAGGAACCGTCACTCAGCCCCCTGTGCATCCTCAACACAAACCCGCCTGACTTCAGCGACCTCCTGGCCAACTGGACCTCAGAGCCCGGGCAGGAGCTGCCCAGCGCCGGCAGGGAGCTGACCGAGGAGCTGGCCAGGCCAGCCATAGAAACCGATCAGTTCAGTGTGCTGTGAGGCAGAGGAACTGGGAACCCAGCCAGCCCGTGCTGGACAGACGCTCCATGCCCATAAAGTGCTGCTGAGGATTGGCTCTGGATGGGAGCACCATGCCCACCCACAGTTCTGACTCCAGACTGAACCACGCCCCCAAACCAACACCTGGCCTATGCACCACGGGCTGTAGCCTGCTCTCACCCCTGAAACCGGGCAGGCTCCGAGTCCCTCCAAGCTGCAGCATCAGCCTTTGTGCCCATCCTGTAAAACCATCCACGTCTATGTGTCCTGAAGGGATGTTGGGCAGTGtcaggctgcagctgctgccatctGATAGTTGCATCCCCACCATGTGCCATGCTGGTTAATGATAAAGCTCACTCCCTTTTTATGAGACAGGGCTCTGATGCCatgggtgggggttgggagaCACATCACCTGGGATTTACCAGCAACCCAGACCCAGGCTGTGGCAATGGagatgtttgattttattttcctcGGATTGCAGTGGCACTGGCTAGGGCGAATAAACGCTTCTTTTGAGTGCATGTGTATCAGCAATGCCCTCTGATCCCACACATGAGGGGCCCACGGCACTGAGACAGAGGCTGGCCCCAAGGGCAGCTCACAGACTGGGCCAAATCCTAGTGCCACTTATTTCAGGCTTTGATCTGGCTCCTTGTACACTGCAGGCAGGTGGGGGCCAGTGGGATGGGGTGTGCGTCCCTGCCCTGTTGGACACACTGTACTCTGGCAGTGCTGAGCGCTCACTGCGCTGGCAGTCAGAGGAGAGGGGCCTGCAGGCACTCAGTACCgctgaggagaatcaggcctgagaGTCTCACTGTGGACACCCAAACCACCCGCATTTCACTTCCAGGGCAGTTGAACAGAGGGGACGAGGAGGCAGACACTCCAGTGTGGTTGTGGGGGGAGGCTCTCACTCCACATTCGACTCCAGGGAGGGCCAACTTCTCTTGCTCTGGGTGCCCATGAGCATCCTCTATAGTGGCTCTATGCAGGTGAAGCAGCGAAAGGGGGCGTGGCTGAGGAAAGTAGGTGTGGCCTGGACTCCCCAATGCTGAGCCTCAACTGTGTTTTCAGCCCCTCCTTTCCAgccagtgtaagttagagcagcctataGACTACTCTAAagtggggcagggagtgcagaGGAAAGCCTTATGCCACCTTTGCCTGCTCCCTGAGGCTGGCAGCAccatctcccctgctgggcactgtaACCAGTTCTCAGCAATAAGACAAACCTTCTGTCTACAAGAAACAGCCCAGGGAACACACCCCCATGGGGCCTCTCGGGGAGTGGCCTCTCCCACAGCACACCGATGGGGAATGTCACTTGTGTTGCTGGCCCTAGGAAGTTGTGTGTGCCTGCCTCCCAAAAAGACTCACCCAGCATCCATGCAGCCAGATCCTGCTCTCCTGGAATGGAGGTGGGGGCTTTTAAATCTCTCTCAAGCAACTCCCACCCTTCCAGTCATCCCCCTTGCTGTTAGCAAACACTTCTTGTTCTGGGGGGCAACACATGATGGGGGTGCTCTACTCACTGTAGGATGATGCCTCCTGGCCATTGTGGGGATTAGCTCCAGGAGGCCAATGCCTCTTCTGC
It encodes:
- the PERCC1 gene encoding protein PERCC1 — its product is MAAGVIRNLAEFRLPTSFQHSFLHPTPPQDIDFQDLSEEEEEVEEEEDYDVEEDSHPCHSPGTEGQKVTADCSQSDAEMTLQLLKFSELISCDIQRYFGRKAKDEDPDSCNIYEDCFSPRRLGRERYYADLMRLAQSDELDDEDAQGPAPPPGQLDHQVWRSICNKDGAQKLGPLAELFEYGLRRFLKQRVADGRKLQLEKKYAHIMPMHKRKLPQSFWKEPSLSPLCILNTNPPDFSDLLANWTSEPGQELPSAGRELTEELARPAIETDQFSVL